atttaaataaccaaaTGGTCTAGATCTAAAAATAAGCTCTATTTCACCTAGATATCTAGCTTTGATGGTTGCCACCTTAGATTTTGGGAAATTTAATTCATGTACcatagaaaaaagaagaaaattattcatttgcCAGGTTATTTCTAGTTGTTATGTTTATCTGTTGTATTTGTCTGAAGTTTGTCCTTGTTATGTTTGTCTCTTGTATTATCAGTTGGATCATGCCAATGAATTATCAAACTCCCTGAAAGAAAGTGCCAATATTAACACTGTTTGGGCATCGCTTATTGTTGAAGAATGCACAAGACTTGGTTTGATGGTGAGATGATCTGATAAATATTACATATGCACCAATATTAATGCATGATTCtgatttattcttttgtttagtATTTGTGTATTGCTCCTGGATCTAGACCTTCCCCTGTTGCTGTTGCTGTTGCAAGTCACAAATTAATCACATGTATTTCATGCTTCGATGAGCGTTCACTTGCATATCATGCTGTTGGATATGGAAGAGGATCTCACATTCCAGCAGTAGCCATTACATCATCAGGCACTGCAGTTTCCAACCTTCTTCCTGCTGTATCTTTCATTAATATTGCTTGTTTTACATGGATGTCCttattttcatgaatttattttagggtaaaatacatttttggttCCCCTATAATGCTCAATCTGCAATTTTGGTCTCCtagatacttttatttttcactcaaTGTTTGACCATGGATAATCAATTAACGGTCAACTAACAGAAGAACCAAAATCgctgattttgaaaaattgggGGACTGAATGTCTTGATTTGGAAATAGGGGGACCAAAATTGCGGATTGAGCATTATAGGGGACCAATAGTGTATTTtagcctttattttattttgaatgtgtgatgatttattaatttctttcctGTGACTTGGTTTGTTGTCATTCTGAATGCTGTTGCTAATACATGCATTGTTGGAGTTCAATTGGTTGCTTTGCTGGCTCTTTTTTTGcacttagtttttatttttatttccatcaACTTGATTTGTAGTTTTCTCTTTGAGTTTAATTCCCCTCAAGGTTTGAATTGTATTTGCTTTTAGAGTTTAATTCAAATTCACTAACTATGATAAAAATCTGatcataaattatcaattatgataagagtattgatttttataataattatttaaaaattgtatctaaaataattttttagaataaataatacatagtaaataatttatgcactgaaattttataaaaactttttacacttttatttaattataaattatcatatatattaagtctgttaacttttataataattaatttaataattttttatatgtcaTCATTTCTAGTTAGTTgattgaaagtgtaaaaaacttttacactattatttaatcacaaactGTCATATgtgtgataaatttattgatattcatgataattattattaaagttatatgataaatatttctagttgattgataatataatattcttGCACAAACAATGCACATGCCTATTAATTAActcaatattaaattaatttacaattttttttttacatttgacagtatatcaaaataaaacttatgctTTTATACAAAAACATGAGATCCTTAATGCACGttggttttatattttgttatattgtgttcatgtatttttttattttttttatacagtgTTCTTGTATTCAATAtacttaaaaatgaaacactTTCATGCATTCAAGTATACCAAACAAAATTCCAACACTATATTTTGGAGAAATATGGTTTCAATGTgtattctttttcaaatttgtaaGAAGAATTTATTACTGTTTATGGTTAATATGGGctgatatatatttttcctgTAGGGACTGCAACCTAATCTACTAACTACTACTGAACTCTAATGCAGGTCAAGTCTGATCTGGCTAAAAATATCCAATCATTAGAACCAAACTCTAAATGTTATGTCTTGTAATGAGTGATTCTCTTACACTCTGAAGTATAACAATTTTACCTTATAAGGGTTCAATTCAATCAAAGTAAAATGGAAAGCGTTtccttatttatcaaatatgttTATGTTTTGTAATGTTCTTCTACTAATATGTGGCGAGCTTAATCCAAAGTGATCTTTCTTTTGGAACTATCCAGTTGAATAGCAGCATATTTTCAGCCTtgaactttatattttatttgt
The sequence above is a segment of the Glycine soja cultivar W05 unplaced genomic scaffold, ASM419377v2 tig00105347_1_pilon, whole genome shotgun sequence genome. Coding sequences within it:
- the LOC114404639 gene encoding uncharacterized protein LOC114404639 isoform X1 is translated as MVATLDFGKFNSCTIEKRRKLFICQVISSCYVYLLYLSEVCPCYVCLLYYQLDHANELSNSLKESANINTVWASLIVEECTRLGLMYLCIAPGSRPSPVAVAVASHKLITCISCFDERSLAYHAVGYGRGSHIPAVAITSSGTAVSNLLPASPKKVNLVAALVRGMLVKDASMQLESTIKRAAKTVYQVKEFHRRDGFEVASADKMAKSCMVYFEMHLSLRKKIITKAFNGSYSIYKETFCNQVYCLFV
- the LOC114404639 gene encoding uncharacterized protein LOC114404639 isoform X2; this translates as MVATLDFGKFNSCTIEKRRKLFICQVISSCYVYLLYLSEVCPCYVCLLYYQLDHANELSNSLKESANINTVWASLIVEECTRLGLMYLCIAPGSRPSPVAVAVASHKLITCISCFDERSLAYHAVGYGRGSHIPAVAITSSGTAVSNLLPASPKKVNLVAALVRGMLVKDASMQLESTIKRAAKTVYQVKEFHRRDGFEVQ